A section of the Humulus lupulus chromosome 2, drHumLupu1.1, whole genome shotgun sequence genome encodes:
- the LOC133818352 gene encoding F-box/LRR-repeat protein At3g26922-like, producing MATKRLKEQHTTEGDLEPKSMAEDRISDLPDSIIIHILSFLPTIVAIRMSLLSKRWRRMWSLIKVLNFSVSRDVEFFRRPNSEKSNERKKFFNFVDRCLNRPYADTSIEKFKLEVEYYGGRHRMDRWMRFPLKKNVRELVLHVKRARSLYCLPSALLSLRTLTLLYLNGLELAISYGSPIVNLPSLKVLCLLNVVMNDQVLNSLLLGCPCLEKLHVHYCSGLLNPQILSLSLKSMEYYECYRYFIQTLTVEAKNLQYFEYKGGSVRKDNCHVNLVHCVEIKSLSFSHVCMTGRWFEDLIPRLTFLESLKIDSCYGVNHIKVRNQHLKELDFDCCLNRLESTTEIIIDTPSLESLTYSGCLTFRISVSAPKLLYADINVCGQLDKTAYDMEWYTSLIKFLSEFNGTKNIRIFCGSEKALIFPNELRDIHPSPLSDVKYLKVKTAFPLVRKEMFRKSMHWISPTLETLTIE from the exons ATGGCTACAAAAAGGTTAAAAGAGCAGCATACAACAGAGGGAGATTTAGAACCTAAGTCCATGGCTGAGGATAGAATATCTGACTTACCTGACTCTATCATCATTCACATACTATCTTTTCTTCCAACCATAGTTGCCATTCGGATGAGCCTCCTTTCCAAGCGATGGAGACGCATGTGGAGTTTGATTAAAGTGTTAAACTTCTCTGTTTCGAGGGATGTTGAATTTTTTAGAAGACCCAATAGTGAGAAAAGTAATGAGAGGAAGAAGTTCTTTAACTTTGTAGATCGGTGTTTGAATCGCCCATATGCTGATACAAGCATTGAAAAGTTTAAGCTTGAGGTGGAATACTATGGAGGCCGTCATCGAATGGATCGCTGGATGAGATTTCCATTAAAAAAGAATGTTAGGGAGTTAGTCCTACATGTCAAGCGAGCTAGGTCTTTGTATTGCTTACCAAGTGCCCTACTTAGTTTGAGAACATTAACCCTTCTCTATTTGAATGGTTTAGAATTGGCCATCAGTTATGGTTCTCCTATCGTAAACCTTCCATCTTTGAAAGTGTTATGTCTGTTGAATGTTGTAATGAACGATCAAGTATTGAACAGTCTACTGTTGGGTTGCCCTTGTCTTGAGAAGCTTCATGTACATTATTGTTCCGGTTTGCTAAATCCACAAATTTTGAGTTTGAGCCTGAAATCCATGGAATACTATGAATGTTATAGATATTTTATTCAGACATTAACTGTTGAAGCTAAAAATCTTCAATATTTCGAATACAAGGGAGGCAGTGTGAGAAAGGACAACTGTCATGTCAACCTTGTTCATTGTGTGGAGATTAAAAGTCTCTCATTTTCTCATGTTTGTATGACTGGTCGATGGTTTGAAGATCTAATTCCCCGACTTACCTTCCTTGAGAGTTTGAAAATAGATTCTTGCTATGGGGTGAATCATATCAAAGTTAGGAATCAACATTTAAAAGAACTCGACTTTGATTGCTGCCTTAATCGATTGGAGTCGACGACAGAGATTATAATCGACACACCAAGTTTGGAATCCCTCACATATTCTGGCTGTTTAACATTTAGAATTTCTGTAAGCGCACCAAAATTGTTGTATGCTGATATCAATGTTTGTGGACAACTTGATAAGACTGCTTATGATATGGAGTGGTATACTAGTCTAATAAAATTTCTTTCTGAGTTCAATGGGACCAAGAATATTAGAATATTTTGTGGCTCTGAGAAG GCTCTCATCTTTCCAAATGAACTAAGAGATATCCACCCTTCTCCTCTGTCTGATGTCAAGTATTTGAAGGTAAAGACAGCTTTTCCGTTGGTTAGAAAGGAAATGTTCAGGAAGTCTATGCATTGGATTTCACCTACTTTGGAGACATTAACAATTGAATAG